In Acidobacteriota bacterium, one genomic interval encodes:
- a CDS encoding error-prone DNA polymerase — MARDSSPKPKVPKPEVNVPARNMGLSGSVRKGSGYEDRGGNDLLDARGEPNPGYAAPGAVKEQLRRRRFRTPPKRRLRPPPYAELHAASSFSFLRASSQPEDLVARAAALGLPAVALLDRNGVSGAPRFYKAAREAGIRALVGAEAVIDRPQASAVSRQREERPALDDQETRVNLLVRSRQGYRNLCRLLTAGALNHPKGEARIDWTLLEEHAEGLHCLAGAETDPVGRALAREGLEAAGRQLERLHAVFPGRLHVELSRHGIRAEEHRNQALVRLADRLRVPVVATGGVRYAAARDKPLHDLMTAIRHHVTVDDAGARLARERQRRLRAPEEMHRLFADLPRAVHAAHELTGELDFTLADLGYRFPDYPVPEGETPISHLRELTWQGARERFRPLTARSGAQLEKELALIEKLDLAGYFLIVWDVVRFCKEQRILAQGRGSAANSAVCYALSITAVDPVKMDLLFERFLSEERGEWPDIDIDLPSGDQREKVIQYVYGRYGRHGAAMTANVITYRDRMAAREAAKALGCSRSQVDRLAKGLGHWHYDLSRGDSKEMDEELTELGFDPRDRRIRIFVRLWRQLQNHPRHLGQHSGGMVLCAGRLDEIVPLEPAAMENRVIVQWDKDDCADLGLIKVDLLGLGMLNALEEAVPLIRRHEGREVDLAHLPPDDPATYEMICRADTVGVFQIESRAQMASLPRHKPYKFYDLVIQIAIIRPGPIVGGIAHPFFERRVGREEVSYPHPLLEPILRRTLGVPIFQEQILKVAMVAAGFSGGEAEDLRRAMGFKRSVERMHEIEQRLRSGMNERGITGDAQEQIVKAITSFALYGFPESHSASFALIAYASAYLKRHHPTAFFLSLLNAWPMGFYHPATLVREAQRAGSAVLPIDVNESGVMCRWQDRPADAGEPEPPGEPPPAGAIRLGLRYVKGMRREAAERIEAEQAARRFASIEDLAERCRLRRNELTALASIGALPERGRRAALWQAAQVEKPKGPLFAKLTTTTPSPLDEMTPMEETAADFAVASITTGPHPMEYYRRALDRRRVVTAAALPDKPAGRRVRTAGSVIVRQRPGTARGLLFLTLEDETGMSQAVVMPDQLKKHRRTIVSSSGLIVEGVLQKKDGSLSVKADRFWPIDRLERIPSHDFR, encoded by the coding sequence ATGGCCCGGGACAGTTCCCCCAAACCCAAGGTCCCCAAACCCGAAGTCAACGTGCCGGCCCGCAACATGGGACTCTCCGGTTCCGTGCGCAAGGGCAGCGGCTACGAAGATCGCGGCGGCAACGACCTGCTCGACGCCCGGGGCGAACCGAATCCCGGCTACGCCGCGCCGGGCGCGGTCAAGGAGCAACTGCGACGGCGCCGGTTCCGGACTCCGCCGAAACGCCGGCTTCGGCCCCCGCCCTACGCCGAACTCCACGCCGCGTCATCGTTCTCCTTCCTGCGCGCTTCGTCCCAGCCCGAGGATCTGGTGGCGCGGGCCGCGGCACTGGGGCTGCCGGCAGTCGCGCTGCTCGACCGGAACGGCGTCTCCGGCGCGCCGCGCTTCTACAAGGCGGCGCGGGAAGCGGGGATCCGGGCCCTGGTCGGCGCCGAGGCGGTCATCGACCGGCCGCAGGCGTCGGCGGTTTCACGCCAGCGCGAGGAGCGGCCGGCCCTGGACGACCAGGAGACCCGCGTCAACCTGCTCGTACGGAGCCGGCAGGGCTACCGCAACCTCTGCCGCCTGCTGACCGCCGGCGCCCTCAACCACCCCAAGGGCGAGGCCCGGATCGACTGGACGCTGCTGGAAGAACACGCGGAAGGTCTCCACTGCCTGGCCGGCGCCGAAACCGATCCGGTCGGGCGGGCGCTGGCGCGGGAAGGGCTGGAAGCAGCCGGACGCCAGCTCGAACGTCTGCACGCCGTCTTCCCCGGCCGCCTGCACGTGGAGCTCTCGCGCCACGGCATCCGCGCCGAAGAGCACCGCAACCAGGCCCTGGTCCGGCTGGCGGACAGGCTGCGCGTGCCGGTCGTCGCCACCGGCGGCGTGCGCTACGCCGCGGCCCGCGACAAGCCCCTCCACGACCTGATGACCGCGATCCGGCACCACGTGACGGTCGACGACGCCGGCGCCCGCCTCGCCCGCGAACGCCAGCGCCGCCTGAGGGCTCCTGAGGAGATGCACCGGCTGTTCGCCGATCTCCCCCGCGCCGTCCACGCCGCGCACGAACTGACCGGGGAACTCGACTTCACCCTCGCCGACCTCGGCTATCGCTTCCCGGACTACCCGGTGCCCGAGGGCGAGACGCCGATCTCCCATCTCCGCGAACTGACCTGGCAGGGAGCGCGGGAGCGCTTCCGGCCGCTGACCGCCAGGTCCGGAGCGCAGCTCGAGAAGGAGCTCGCGCTGATCGAGAAGCTCGACCTCGCCGGCTACTTCCTGATCGTCTGGGACGTCGTCCGCTTCTGCAAGGAGCAGCGGATCCTCGCCCAGGGCCGCGGCTCGGCCGCCAACTCGGCCGTCTGCTACGCGCTCTCCATCACCGCGGTCGACCCGGTGAAGATGGACCTGCTCTTCGAGCGCTTCCTGTCCGAGGAACGCGGAGAGTGGCCGGACATCGACATCGACCTGCCGTCCGGCGACCAGCGCGAGAAGGTGATCCAGTACGTCTACGGGCGCTACGGCCGGCACGGCGCGGCGATGACCGCGAACGTGATCACCTACCGCGACCGCATGGCCGCGCGCGAGGCGGCCAAGGCGCTGGGGTGCTCCAGGTCCCAGGTCGACCGCCTGGCCAAGGGCCTCGGCCACTGGCACTACGACCTCTCCCGCGGCGACAGCAAGGAGATGGACGAGGAGCTCACCGAACTCGGGTTCGATCCCCGCGACCGGCGCATCCGGATCTTCGTTCGCCTGTGGCGGCAGCTCCAGAACCATCCCCGCCACCTGGGCCAGCACTCGGGCGGCATGGTGCTCTGCGCCGGACGGCTCGACGAGATCGTGCCGCTCGAACCGGCGGCGATGGAGAACCGGGTCATCGTCCAGTGGGACAAGGACGACTGCGCTGACCTGGGGCTGATCAAGGTCGACCTGCTCGGTCTCGGCATGCTGAACGCGCTCGAGGAGGCGGTGCCCCTGATCCGCCGCCACGAGGGCAGGGAAGTCGACCTCGCCCACCTGCCGCCCGACGACCCGGCAACCTACGAGATGATCTGCCGCGCCGACACGGTCGGGGTCTTCCAGATCGAGAGCCGGGCGCAGATGGCGTCCCTGCCGCGCCACAAGCCGTACAAGTTCTACGACCTCGTGATCCAGATCGCGATCATCCGTCCCGGGCCGATCGTCGGCGGCATCGCGCATCCCTTCTTCGAGCGCCGGGTCGGCCGCGAGGAGGTCTCCTACCCCCACCCGCTGCTCGAACCGATCCTGCGGCGCACCCTCGGCGTGCCGATCTTCCAGGAGCAGATCCTGAAGGTCGCCATGGTCGCGGCCGGTTTCTCCGGCGGCGAGGCGGAGGACCTGCGGCGGGCGATGGGCTTCAAGCGCTCCGTCGAGCGCATGCACGAGATCGAGCAGCGGCTGCGCTCGGGGATGAACGAACGCGGCATCACGGGCGACGCCCAGGAACAGATCGTCAAGGCGATCACCTCGTTCGCGCTCTACGGCTTCCCCGAGTCGCACTCCGCCAGCTTCGCCCTGATCGCCTACGCCAGCGCCTACCTCAAGCGCCATCACCCGACCGCCTTTTTCCTGTCGCTCCTGAACGCCTGGCCGATGGGCTTCTACCACCCGGCGACCCTGGTCCGCGAGGCGCAGCGCGCTGGGAGCGCGGTGCTGCCGATCGACGTGAACGAGTCGGGAGTGATGTGCCGCTGGCAGGACCGGCCGGCGGACGCCGGCGAGCCGGAGCCGCCCGGCGAACCGCCCCCGGCGGGCGCGATCCGTCTCGGACTGCGCTACGTCAAGGGAATGCGGCGCGAAGCGGCGGAACGGATCGAGGCCGAGCAGGCGGCGAGGCGCTTTGCGAGCATCGAGGATCTCGCCGAGCGCTGCCGCCTGCGCCGGAACGAACTCACGGCACTGGCGTCGATTGGCGCGTTGCCTGAGCGCGGCCGGCGCGCGGCCCTGTGGCAGGCGGCCCAGGTCGAGAAGCCGAAGGGCCCGCTGTTCGCCAAACTCACGACGACCACGCCTTCGCCGCTCGACGAAATGACACCGATGGAAGAAACCGCCGCTGACTTCGCCGTCGCCTCGATCACCACCGGCCCTCACCCGATGGAGTACTACCGTCGCGCGCTCGACCGCCGCCGCGTCGTGACTGCCGCGGCGCTCCCGGACAAGCCCGCCGGCCGACGCGTGCGCACCGCCGGCTCCGTCATCGTCCGCCAGCGTCCCGGCACCGCCCGCGGCCTCCTGTTCCTGACCCTGGAAGACGAGACGGGAATGAGCCAGGCGGTCGTCATGCCGGACCAGCTCAAGAAGCACCGCCGCACGATCGTCTCCTCCTCCGGCCTGATCGTCGAGGGCGTGCTGCAGAAGAAGGACGGCTCACTATCCGTCAAGGCGGACAGGTTCTGGCCCATCGACCGCCTGGAGCGGATCCCGAGCCACGACTTCCGATAG
- a CDS encoding AbrB/MazE/SpoVT family DNA-binding domain-containing protein: MSKVTSKLQLTLPKALAVQYGIRPGHDVRFEGAGEVIRMVPEGADHAPADLDVEARLRLFDAATARQEERQAGRRARDQDSRGWTREELYERGRSRPD; the protein is encoded by the coding sequence ATGAGCAAGGTCACGAGCAAGCTCCAGTTGACCCTGCCGAAGGCGCTCGCAGTGCAGTACGGCATACGGCCCGGGCACGACGTACGCTTCGAGGGAGCCGGTGAGGTGATCCGCATGGTCCCCGAAGGCGCGGACCACGCTCCTGCCGACCTGGATGTAGAGGCGCGACTGCGCCTCTTCGACGCGGCAACGGCTCGCCAGGAGGAGCGCCAGGCAGGGCGGCGAGCGCGGGACCAGGACAGCCGAGGTTGGACACGAGAGGAACTCTACGAGCGTGGTCGCTCGCGTCCTGATTGA
- a CDS encoding PIN domain-containing protein, with protein MVARVLIDTNVLVYRYDHRFPKKQSTASTVLRECLRNGVARVPHQAVVEFVAATTRGRPGQRLLDPAVARREAEEIMSQFDVIYPDDAVLRMALRGAAAYGLSWFDAHLWAYAEVHGLSEILSEDFQHGRMYGTVTVRDPFRDA; from the coding sequence GTGGTCGCTCGCGTCCTGATTGACACCAACGTCCTCGTCTACCGCTACGACCACCGCTTCCCGAAGAAGCAGTCGACTGCGTCCACAGTTCTACGAGAGTGCCTCCGAAACGGAGTCGCGCGGGTCCCCCACCAGGCCGTGGTCGAGTTCGTCGCGGCGACAACGCGGGGACGACCCGGCCAACGACTGCTCGATCCGGCCGTCGCTCGACGCGAGGCCGAGGAGATCATGTCCCAGTTCGACGTGATCTACCCCGACGATGCGGTGCTGCGCATGGCTCTGCGCGGGGCGGCGGCCTACGGCCTGTCCTGGTTCGATGCACACCTGTGGGCCTACGCCGAAGTCCACGGCCTTTCCGAGATCCTGTCCGAGGACTTTCAACATGGCCGCATGTACGGAACGGTCACCGTACGCGATCCGTTCCGCGACGCCTGA